In a genomic window of Rhododendron vialii isolate Sample 1 chromosome 12a, ASM3025357v1:
- the LOC131310268 gene encoding uncharacterized protein LOC131310268, which translates to MGVRKRRLGRRKDRLWFFSLVYVKVGYFDLERLRNRQMSSFWSWGKCLVRLGLSVEAAAGRDTKPTLTDSVPSPSLSKARSETDGIAETGASSSSDTTDLVTTACLPPKLSILLQETSEIEVLLSLFELGEVLSFVSSN; encoded by the exons ATGGGGGTGAGGAAAAGGAGACTTGGACGAAGGAAGGATAGACTTTGGTTTTTTTCTCTTGTCTATGTGAAGGTTGGATACTTTGATCTTGAGAGACTAAGGAATCGTCAAATGAGCAGCTTTTGGAGTTGGGGAAAGTGCTTGGTCAGATTAG GTTTATCCGTGGAAGCTGCTGCTGGAAGAGATACCAAGCCAACATTAACAGACTCAGTACCTTCCCCTTCACTTTCCAAAGCTCGTTCTGAAACAGATGGAATAGCTGAAACTGGAGCTTCCTCCTCATCAGACACAACAGACTTGGTAACAACAGCTTGTCTACCACCCAAGCTATCAATTCTACTACAAGAGACATCTGAAATTGAAGTCTTGCTATCACTGTTTGAACTAGGGGAAGTTTTATCATTTGTATCATCTAATTAG